One part of the Thermodesulfobacterium commune DSM 2178 genome encodes these proteins:
- the guaB gene encoding IMP dehydrogenase, translated as MLDILYEAYTFDDLLLVPEYSEVLPKDVDVSTYITSKIKLNIPLISAAMDTVTESRMAISMAREGGLGVIHRNMSLDEQVREVEKVKKSESGMIYDPVTVSPDTPIKEVLKLMEEFKISGIPVVEGPRKKLVGIITNRDLRFETNFERPVRELMTKENLVTAKPGISLEEAIKILHEHRIEKLLIVDDDFCLKGLITIKDIEKLKKYPNACKDELGRLRVGAAIGVGANRLEQAERLLKAGADVLFIDSAHGHSKNVIETIKEIKYHFPDCQLIAGNVATAEGAEALIKAGADGIKVGIGPGSICTTRIVAGVGIPQLTAIHNCAVVAEKYGIPVIADGGIRFSGDIVKALAAGAHAVMIGNLFAGTEEAPGETILYEGRTYKVYRGMGSLSAMAKRGGSERYGQEGEDLSKLVPEGIEGKVPYRGPVANMIYQLVGGIRSGMGYCGCRTIEELRKKAKFVKITPAGYRESHVHDVTILREAPNYWIGK; from the coding sequence ATGTTAGATATCTTATACGAAGCCTATACCTTTGATGACCTGCTTTTAGTACCTGAATATTCAGAAGTTTTACCTAAGGATGTAGACGTTTCTACCTACATTACTTCAAAAATAAAGCTAAATATCCCTCTTATTTCTGCGGCGATGGATACGGTTACTGAAAGTCGAATGGCAATAAGTATGGCTCGAGAGGGTGGCTTAGGGGTTATTCATCGTAACATGAGCCTTGATGAACAGGTAAGAGAAGTGGAAAAGGTGAAAAAATCAGAGAGCGGGATGATTTATGATCCTGTAACTGTTTCTCCGGATACTCCGATAAAAGAAGTTCTCAAACTGATGGAAGAGTTTAAGATTTCCGGTATTCCTGTGGTTGAAGGCCCGAGAAAAAAACTGGTAGGGATTATCACCAACAGGGATTTAAGGTTTGAAACCAACTTTGAGCGCCCGGTTAGAGAGTTGATGACAAAGGAAAATTTAGTTACTGCTAAACCAGGCATCAGCTTAGAAGAGGCGATTAAGATCTTACACGAGCATAGGATCGAAAAGCTTCTTATCGTAGATGATGATTTTTGTCTTAAGGGATTGATTACCATAAAAGATATAGAAAAACTTAAGAAATATCCTAATGCCTGTAAAGATGAACTTGGAAGGTTGAGGGTTGGAGCAGCTATAGGGGTTGGGGCTAATAGGTTAGAGCAAGCAGAAAGATTACTTAAGGCTGGAGCAGACGTTTTGTTTATAGATTCAGCTCATGGACATTCTAAGAATGTGATAGAGACCATAAAGGAAATAAAGTATCATTTCCCTGATTGTCAGTTGATAGCAGGTAATGTGGCTACTGCTGAAGGGGCTGAGGCTTTGATAAAGGCTGGGGCAGACGGAATAAAGGTAGGGATAGGGCCTGGTTCTATCTGTACTACCAGGATTGTAGCTGGAGTAGGGATCCCTCAACTTACTGCAATTCACAACTGTGCGGTAGTAGCAGAAAAATATGGTATACCTGTGATAGCTGATGGAGGTATTAGATTTTCAGGAGACATTGTTAAAGCGTTGGCTGCAGGTGCTCATGCAGTAATGATAGGAAATCTTTTTGCCGGAACAGAAGAAGCCCCAGGAGAAACAATTCTTTATGAAGGTAGAACTTATAAGGTCTACAGGGGAATGGGTTCTCTTTCTGCTATGGCTAAAAGAGGTGGAAGTGAACGTTATGGACAAGAAGGGGAAGATCTTTCTAAGCTTGTACCTGAAGGAATAGAAGGTAAGGTGCCTTATCGTGGTCCTGTTGCCAACATGATTTATCAATTAGTAGGTGGTATTCGTTCAGGTATGGGATACTGTGGATGTAGAACCATCGAAGAACTCAGGAAAAAGGCTAAATTTGTTAAGATAACCCCTGCAGGTTATAGAGAAAGCCATGTACACGATGTAACGATATTAAGAGAAGCTCCAAATTACTGGATAGGTAAATAG
- a CDS encoding class I SAM-dependent methyltransferase, with protein MQIDTLTLETEKITVRDKTFKIIRPAKLEEIFEGDPFLEVEKFPLWFKVWEASLVLADYVAGLSPSKKILELGAGLGVVSLVAAGFGHEVLATDYDEVPLKFLELSAKENGLSIRTQVLDWRTVNLKEKFDVILGAEIVFRKSLFDPLLELFKNLLVDQGEVILAHSGDRKRLLVPFLYKAQEHFEVLTSIRKLKEKEGTQEVILNKLVFKKN; from the coding sequence ATGCAAATTGATACTCTTACCTTAGAAACTGAGAAAATCACGGTTAGAGACAAGACATTTAAAATAATAAGACCAGCCAAACTTGAAGAAATTTTTGAGGGTGATCCCTTTTTAGAGGTAGAGAAGTTTCCTCTTTGGTTTAAGGTATGGGAAGCAAGCTTAGTGTTGGCAGATTATGTGGCAGGGTTAAGTCCCTCTAAAAAAATTTTGGAGCTTGGGGCTGGGCTTGGGGTGGTTAGCCTGGTAGCTGCAGGTTTCGGGCATGAGGTGTTAGCCACAGATTATGATGAAGTCCCTTTAAAATTTTTAGAACTTTCTGCTAAAGAAAATGGCCTTTCTATAAGAACTCAGGTGTTAGACTGGAGAACAGTAAACCTTAAAGAAAAATTTGATGTGATATTAGGAGCTGAGATAGTTTTTCGAAAAAGCCTTTTTGACCCTCTTTTAGAACTTTTTAAAAATCTACTGGTAGACCAAGGGGAGGTAATTCTTGCTCATAGCGGCGATAGAAAAAGACTGTTAGTACCTTTTCTGTATAAAGCTCAAGAACATTTTGAGGTGTTAACCAGCATAAGAAAACTAAAAGAAAAAGAAGGTACCCAGGAGGTTATCCTAAATAAGCTTGTTTTTAAAAAGAATTAA
- a CDS encoding Ppx/GppA phosphatase family protein, protein MNRSDLIESLSLKFSDLELEKEDLKIIVELFFETLKEEIKKGNRIEFRDFGVFELKKNKGLIFKNPKNQQSYYVKNKLRVIFKLGKEFKERLNLPFFAALDLGTQTFRICLGKKIQDQVYFLTRNRENVRLGEGLTNQEITEEAFKKGIETLRNFKDLMETYEVKDYRAVGTAIFRKAKNAQEFLTEAKKIGIAIEVISPEEEVLLSLKGVLYGLQSQGLVDKKFLVVDIGGGSTEFVLSEKGTPKWIKSLDIGAVWLKDLFQLRYPVNSKVFKSIMEYLSDKLVDLPKEEVDYVIFTGGTASLLGALDLKLKIYSPYSLNGHKISKDRIEIIVKKLANSDLERISKIKGMEKGREDIALPGALICWSVLEYFKKDFLILSVYGILEGALLSLIERYN, encoded by the coding sequence ATGAACCGAAGTGATCTGATAGAAAGTTTAAGCTTAAAGTTTTCAGATTTAGAATTGGAGAAAGAAGACTTAAAAATAATAGTTGAGCTTTTTTTTGAAACTTTAAAAGAAGAAATAAAAAAAGGTAATCGTATAGAGTTTAGGGATTTTGGAGTTTTTGAGCTAAAAAAAAATAAAGGACTTATTTTTAAAAATCCTAAAAACCAACAAAGCTATTATGTTAAAAATAAACTGAGGGTAATTTTTAAGCTGGGAAAAGAGTTTAAAGAAAGGTTAAACCTTCCTTTTTTTGCGGCTTTAGACCTGGGAACTCAAACCTTTAGAATTTGTTTAGGAAAGAAAATACAAGATCAGGTATATTTTTTGACAAGAAACCGAGAAAACGTAAGGCTTGGAGAAGGTTTGACTAACCAGGAAATTACAGAGGAAGCTTTTAAAAAGGGGATTGAGACCCTGAGAAATTTTAAAGATTTGATGGAAACCTATGAGGTAAAAGATTATAGGGCTGTAGGTACGGCAATTTTTAGAAAAGCTAAGAATGCTCAGGAGTTTTTAACGGAAGCTAAGAAAATAGGTATAGCCATAGAGGTGATTTCTCCAGAGGAAGAGGTTTTACTTTCTTTAAAAGGGGTGCTGTATGGATTACAATCTCAAGGGTTGGTTGACAAGAAATTCTTGGTGGTAGACATAGGGGGAGGTTCTACGGAGTTTGTTTTAAGTGAAAAAGGAACGCCTAAATGGATTAAAAGTTTAGACATAGGGGCGGTTTGGTTAAAGGACCTTTTTCAACTAAGGTATCCGGTAAATTCTAAGGTTTTTAAGTCTATCATGGAATATCTTTCGGATAAATTGGTTGATTTACCTAAGGAAGAGGTAGATTACGTAATTTTTACCGGAGGGACTGCGAGTCTTTTAGGGGCTCTGGATTTAAAGCTAAAGATCTATTCTCCTTATTCGTTAAACGGTCATAAAATTTCTAAAGATCGCATAGAAATAATAGTCAAAAAATTAGCTAATTCTGACCTTGAGAGGATTTCCAAGATAAAAGGGATGGAAAAAGGAAGGGAAGACATCGCCCTTCCAGGGGCTCTTATTTGCTGGTCTGTGTTAGAATATTTTAAGAAGGATTTTCTTATCTTAAGTGTATATGGAATTTTAGAGGGCGCTTTACTTTCTTTAATAGAGAGGTATAATTAG
- a CDS encoding type II secretion system F family protein: protein MPLYEWEGRSVTGEIRKGVLEAANPQLVEVYLRRLNLTPIKITEKKQTSLRFFKLKSVSDKELAGFTRQFAVVLEAGLPIVKCLEILAEQQRNRYFKEVIRDIKYKVETGVALSEAMAHYPKIFNNLYIQMIRSGESSGNLDMILNRLADYIEKIVGIKSKVKHAMIYPSVVVAVTIIVISVIMLFVIPKFAEIYESAGQALPWPTQIVINISKNFGKILIFLILLGIGLSLGIKVYRRSEQGRYVTDKFLLKLPLLGELFLKAAVARTARTLANLVGGGVQLLPALTIAGETSGNKIIEKAMEEVRINVSAGQSIADPMMATGVFPFFMVEMVRVGEMSGKLEEMLNKVAGFFEEEVDRMVNTLSTLIEPILIVILGVIVGGILVALYLPIFKLGEVIGGMR from the coding sequence ATGCCTTTATATGAATGGGAGGGAAGGTCGGTTACCGGAGAGATAAGAAAGGGGGTTTTAGAAGCTGCCAATCCTCAACTGGTAGAGGTTTACCTAAGACGTCTCAACCTTACTCCGATAAAAATCACCGAAAAAAAACAAACTTCCCTTAGATTTTTTAAACTTAAATCCGTTTCTGATAAGGAATTAGCGGGGTTTACCAGACAGTTTGCAGTTGTCTTAGAGGCAGGACTCCCAATAGTAAAATGTCTTGAAATTTTGGCTGAACAGCAAAGAAATAGGTATTTTAAAGAGGTTATAAGAGATATTAAATATAAAGTAGAAACAGGAGTTGCCTTAAGTGAGGCAATGGCTCACTATCCTAAGATTTTTAACAATCTTTACATTCAGATGATAAGGTCTGGAGAATCAAGCGGTAATTTAGACATGATTTTAAATCGTCTGGCTGATTATATAGAAAAGATAGTGGGGATAAAAAGTAAAGTTAAACATGCAATGATTTATCCTTCTGTGGTGGTGGCAGTGACCATAATAGTGATCTCTGTTATCATGCTTTTTGTTATTCCTAAGTTTGCAGAGATTTATGAAAGTGCAGGCCAAGCTTTACCATGGCCTACTCAGATAGTTATTAACATCAGTAAAAACTTCGGGAAAATACTGATTTTTTTAATCCTTTTAGGAATAGGTTTAAGCTTGGGTATAAAAGTTTATAGGAGATCCGAGCAAGGAAGATATGTTACCGATAAGTTTTTATTAAAACTACCGTTATTAGGAGAGTTATTTTTGAAAGCGGCAGTTGCGAGAACTGCAAGAACTTTAGCTAACCTGGTAGGGGGTGGGGTTCAGCTGCTTCCTGCTCTTACGATAGCTGGTGAAACTTCAGGTAATAAAATTATAGAAAAGGCTATGGAAGAGGTAAGGATTAACGTTTCTGCAGGTCAGTCTATCGCAGACCCGATGATGGCAACCGGAGTTTTTCCTTTTTTTATGGTAGAAATGGTAAGGGTAGGCGAAATGTCGGGAAAACTTGAAGAAATGCTTAATAAAGTGGCAGGATTTTTTGAAGAAGAGGTAGATAGGATGGTAAATACCCTTTCTACCTTGATAGAGCCTATTTTGATCGTAATCTTAGGTGTGATAGTAGGTGGTATTTTGGTAGCCCTTTATCTACCTATCTTTAAGCTTGGTGAAGTTATCGGTGGAATGCGGTAG
- a CDS encoding S1 RNA-binding domain-containing protein, which yields MTDWAKEFEEYLNKSFQEIAIGEVVKGKVVKIGKEYAFVDVGLKGEALLPVDEIKDEKGGFQFSEGEEGEFLVIGRAPLGGYLLSYQKIREKKVKERIKNSFEKGLPVQIKIVSLIKGGYTVKVEGFVPGFLPFSQAHFREKLDSPEALIGKEFEALVVKIDKENLVVSRRALLEREYELKKKEVLDKIKEGVLDGEVFKRVEGGFLVDFGGVLKGFLPDKELSWFRITDPEGFLKRGDQIKVKVLSFDPSKEQLKVSLKALEPDPWEGVANRYQEGQQVKGKVVGIFDFGAFLEIEPGVEGLVPRSEIGWNKNLKPKDILDLGDLVEAVILEIKPSERKMVLSLKRLEPSPWEKFVEEVEVGAVVKGKIKQVLNHGLLVEVREGVEGFIHVSNLSWERIENLKEKFSPGQEVIAKVLEINPEKRKLSLSVKHLTPDPWENFVASHKIGDVVEGVIKRMASTGVIVEVFQGIEGFIPFKELSEEFKGKSSFKLEKIAEKYKTGDRLKGKIMVLDPENKKLHLSCLKYLEDLEKQELETYKEAFQKEGTGVRLGDLLAQKLKRA from the coding sequence ATGACAGATTGGGCAAAGGAGTTCGAAGAGTATTTAAATAAGTCTTTTCAAGAGATCGCTATTGGAGAGGTAGTTAAAGGAAAGGTGGTTAAGATAGGGAAAGAATACGCGTTTGTGGATGTGGGGTTAAAAGGGGAGGCCCTTTTGCCTGTGGATGAGATAAAAGACGAAAAAGGGGGATTTCAGTTTAGTGAAGGAGAGGAAGGAGAATTTTTGGTGATAGGAAGAGCTCCCTTAGGTGGATACTTGCTTTCCTATCAAAAAATAAGAGAAAAGAAGGTTAAAGAAAGGATAAAAAATAGTTTTGAAAAAGGGCTTCCTGTGCAGATAAAAATAGTCTCTTTGATAAAAGGAGGATACACGGTTAAGGTTGAGGGCTTTGTTCCAGGATTTCTTCCCTTTTCCCAGGCCCATTTTAGAGAAAAACTTGATTCTCCTGAGGCTCTTATCGGAAAGGAGTTTGAGGCTTTGGTAGTTAAAATTGACAAAGAGAACCTGGTGGTTTCAAGAAGGGCTTTGCTTGAAAGAGAATATGAACTAAAGAAAAAAGAGGTTTTAGATAAGATAAAAGAAGGTGTGTTAGACGGAGAGGTTTTTAAGAGGGTAGAAGGAGGGTTTTTGGTAGATTTTGGTGGGGTGTTAAAGGGTTTTCTTCCTGACAAAGAACTTTCTTGGTTTAGGATAACAGACCCAGAGGGTTTTTTGAAAAGAGGGGATCAAATAAAGGTTAAGGTACTTTCCTTTGATCCTTCTAAGGAACAACTTAAGGTTAGTCTAAAAGCCTTAGAGCCTGACCCTTGGGAAGGGGTAGCCAATCGTTATCAAGAAGGTCAGCAGGTTAAGGGGAAGGTAGTAGGAATTTTTGATTTTGGGGCTTTTTTAGAGATAGAACCTGGAGTAGAAGGGTTGGTACCAAGAAGTGAGATAGGATGGAATAAAAACTTAAAACCTAAGGACATTTTAGATTTGGGAGATCTGGTAGAGGCTGTAATCCTCGAAATAAAACCTTCTGAAAGGAAAATGGTACTTAGTTTAAAGCGTCTTGAACCAAGTCCCTGGGAAAAGTTTGTAGAAGAGGTAGAGGTAGGTGCTGTAGTAAAAGGGAAAATAAAACAGGTATTGAATCATGGGTTGCTAGTTGAGGTAAGAGAGGGAGTTGAAGGTTTTATTCATGTGTCCAACCTTTCTTGGGAAAGGATAGAAAATTTAAAAGAGAAGTTTAGTCCTGGACAAGAAGTTATTGCCAAGGTTCTTGAGATAAATCCTGAAAAAAGAAAGCTTAGTTTAAGTGTTAAACACCTAACCCCAGACCCTTGGGAAAATTTTGTGGCTTCTCATAAGATAGGAGATGTGGTAGAAGGGGTGATAAAACGGATGGCCTCAACAGGGGTTATTGTTGAAGTTTTTCAAGGTATAGAAGGTTTTATTCCTTTTAAAGAACTTTCTGAAGAGTTTAAAGGAAAGAGTTCCTTTAAACTAGAAAAGATAGCTGAAAAATATAAAACAGGAGATCGGTTAAAAGGTAAAATAATGGTGTTAGACCCTGAAAACAAAAAACTTCATCTTTCTTGTTTGAAATATTTAGAAGACCTTGAAAAGCAAGAGTTAGAAACCTACAAAGAAGCCTTTCAAAAAGAAGGAACAGGGGTAAGGTTAGGGGATTTATTGGCTCAAAAATTAAAGAGAGCTTAA
- a CDS encoding magnesium transporter CorA family protein: MFRVYKSENGILLPAESIIPHTWICLFNPLEEEMSYLEKKCHIFPEFLRYPLDEEERPRIEKEEQQVLIILRVPDIISKGIFVRYETIPIGIILTDDYIITVCLKDHPIFEDFITFANKSKTFDLRNPVNFLLNFMLSATSLYIKLLRNIDKALEEYEEEIFKAIENEEIIKMLSIEKTLTYFNTSLQGNDTVLTKIQSGRYVRLTEEDQEVLEDLQIETRQAIEMTKVFLNIVSGTMDAYASIINNNLNLIMKFLASMAIIISIPTTIYSMYGMNIPLPFQELPPFKGTSYAFLFVNLITLFIMFLLFLFFRKKRYL; encoded by the coding sequence ATGTTCAGAGTTTATAAATCAGAAAATGGCATATTATTACCGGCTGAGTCTATTATTCCTCATACCTGGATCTGTCTTTTTAATCCTTTAGAAGAGGAGATGTCTTATTTAGAGAAAAAGTGTCATATTTTTCCGGAGTTTCTTAGATATCCTCTTGATGAAGAGGAAAGGCCAAGGATTGAAAAAGAGGAACAACAGGTTCTTATCATCTTACGGGTACCAGACATTATTTCCAAAGGAATTTTTGTAAGGTATGAAACCATACCTATAGGGATCATCTTGACAGACGATTATATCATCACAGTTTGTCTTAAAGACCATCCTATTTTTGAAGACTTTATCACCTTTGCCAATAAAAGTAAGACGTTTGACCTTAGAAATCCTGTGAATTTTTTGCTTAATTTTATGTTAAGTGCTACCTCTTTGTACATTAAACTTTTGAGAAACATAGACAAGGCCCTTGAAGAATATGAGGAGGAAATTTTTAAGGCTATAGAAAACGAAGAAATTATCAAGATGCTTAGCATAGAAAAAACTTTAACCTATTTTAACACCTCTCTGCAAGGCAACGATACAGTGCTTACTAAGATACAGAGCGGAAGATATGTAAGGTTAACTGAAGAAGACCAGGAGGTTTTAGAAGACCTTCAAATAGAAACCAGACAAGCTATAGAGATGACTAAAGTCTTTTTAAACATCGTTTCTGGTACGATGGATGCCTATGCTTCTATCATAAACAACAACCTTAACCTTATCATGAAGTTTTTAGCCAGTATGGCTATCATCATTTCCATTCCTACTACCATCTACAGCATGTATGGAATGAATATACCCCTTCCTTTCCAAGAGCTTCCACCTTTTAAAGGTACCTCTTATGCCTTTCTGTTTGTGAATTTAATAACTCTTTTTATCATGTTTCTGTTATTTCTTTTTTTTAGAAAAAAGCGTTATCTCTAA
- the prmC gene encoding peptide chain release factor N(5)-glutamine methyltransferase, producing MKVSQAFSQGRTLLSQIEDPEYATWEVLLILSHILKVKPLSVYLYFDEEISEEKFWEILEERLKRKPLAYILKEAYFWGRKFKVEEGVLIPRQDTETLVEAFLDLNIEQGWVLELGVGSGVIVITLLLEKSGLKGVGVDINPKALALTDKNARFYQVEERLFLLRGDGLTPFKKSGYFNVIFSNPPYLSLEEWENLEEEVRVFEPKEALVAGPKGTEFHERLMQEAPYYLKRGGFLILEIGYNQGEKVRELAKKHNWEAKFYRDLRGYERVVVLWKE from the coding sequence ATGAAGGTTTCTCAGGCCTTTAGTCAAGGAAGAACACTTCTTTCTCAGATTGAAGACCCTGAGTATGCTACTTGGGAAGTTCTGTTAATCCTTTCTCATATTTTAAAGGTAAAACCTCTTTCAGTGTATCTTTATTTTGATGAGGAGATTTCAGAGGAAAAATTCTGGGAGATTCTCGAAGAGAGGTTAAAACGAAAGCCTTTAGCTTATATCCTTAAAGAGGCCTATTTTTGGGGTAGAAAATTTAAGGTAGAAGAGGGGGTGCTGATTCCACGGCAAGATACTGAAACTTTAGTTGAGGCTTTTCTTGATTTAAATATAGAACAAGGATGGGTTTTAGAGTTAGGGGTAGGGTCAGGGGTGATAGTGATTACCTTACTTTTAGAAAAGTCAGGACTAAAAGGTGTAGGGGTAGATATAAATCCCAAGGCTCTTGCCTTAACTGATAAAAACGCTCGGTTCTACCAGGTAGAAGAAAGGTTGTTTTTGTTAAGAGGAGATGGCTTAACTCCTTTTAAAAAATCTGGTTATTTTAATGTGATTTTTTCTAACCCGCCCTATCTCAGTTTAGAAGAATGGGAAAACCTGGAAGAGGAAGTCCGTGTTTTTGAACCTAAGGAGGCTTTGGTTGCAGGTCCAAAAGGAACAGAGTTTCACGAAAGGTTGATGCAAGAGGCTCCTTATTACCTAAAAAGGGGAGGTTTTTTAATTTTAGAAATAGGCTATAATCAGGGAGAAAAAGTTAGAGAGTTGGCTAAAAAACATAACTGGGAAGCTAAGTTTTATCGTGACTTAAGAGGATATGAGAGGGTAGTGGTGTTATGGAAAGAGTAA
- the murA gene encoding UDP-N-acetylglucosamine 1-carboxyvinyltransferase, with the protein MERVSERRYVIKGGYPLKGVVEVSGAKNAALPAIAATLLAPGEYRLKRVPKVRDVFCMLKILEFLGATWSFEKDALIINTSGINKTSVPYELATQIRASVLFLGALLGAKGEAEVPLPGGCAIGKRPIDLHLKGMEKLGAEISLYHGNLRVKALNLKGCEIVLDFPSVTATENLLMAASVAEGETVIKNAAKEPEVVFLAEVLKSMGAHIKGEGEDTIYVKGKKKLKPAHIEIIPDRIEAGTFLVLGGLLEENELEIKNVNLSYLEVPVSKLREIGVYVEKTGKRSCLVKREKSLKATKIVTAPYPGFPTDLQPIFTVLLTQAQGMSLVVENLFENRFLYVFELNRMGANIKLEDRTAIVNGVTPLFGSPVKATDLRAGAALVLAGLCAENTTTVYNVELIERGYENFVEKLQGLGAKIEVETL; encoded by the coding sequence ATGGAAAGAGTAAGCGAAAGAAGGTATGTGATAAAAGGTGGATACCCTTTAAAAGGGGTGGTAGAGGTTAGCGGAGCTAAAAATGCTGCCTTGCCTGCGATTGCTGCTACTTTGCTTGCACCAGGAGAGTATCGGTTAAAGAGGGTTCCTAAGGTAAGGGATGTTTTTTGCATGCTAAAGATTTTAGAGTTTTTAGGGGCTACCTGGTCTTTTGAAAAGGACGCACTTATAATAAATACCTCAGGTATAAACAAAACTTCAGTTCCTTATGAACTGGCTACTCAAATAAGGGCTTCGGTGTTGTTTTTGGGAGCCCTTTTAGGGGCTAAAGGAGAGGCTGAGGTCCCTCTTCCAGGAGGATGTGCTATCGGTAAAAGGCCGATAGACCTGCATTTAAAAGGAATGGAAAAATTAGGGGCAGAGATCTCTTTGTATCATGGAAACCTGAGGGTAAAGGCTTTAAACCTAAAGGGATGCGAGATAGTGCTTGATTTTCCCTCAGTAACTGCTACAGAAAATTTACTTATGGCAGCTTCTGTAGCAGAAGGAGAGACGGTTATTAAAAATGCAGCTAAAGAGCCAGAGGTTGTTTTTTTAGCTGAGGTTTTAAAAAGTATGGGAGCCCATATAAAAGGGGAGGGAGAGGATACCATATATGTGAAAGGTAAAAAAAAGTTAAAACCTGCACACATAGAAATTATCCCCGACCGGATAGAGGCTGGTACGTTTTTAGTCTTAGGAGGGCTTTTAGAAGAAAACGAGTTAGAGATAAAAAACGTAAACCTATCTTACTTAGAGGTTCCTGTTTCTAAGCTTCGAGAAATAGGGGTTTATGTAGAAAAAACAGGTAAAAGGTCTTGCTTGGTTAAAAGGGAGAAAAGTTTAAAGGCTACCAAAATAGTTACCGCCCCTTATCCTGGCTTCCCTACAGATTTGCAGCCTATTTTTACGGTGTTGTTAACCCAGGCTCAAGGCATGTCTTTGGTGGTAGAGAACCTTTTTGAAAACCGGTTTTTATACGTTTTTGAGTTAAACAGGATGGGAGCAAACATTAAGTTAGAGGACAGGACTGCGATTGTTAATGGTGTGACCCCTCTTTTTGGCTCCCCGGTAAAAGCAACAGACCTAAGAGCTGGGGCCGCTTTAGTTTTAGCAGGCCTTTGTGCTGAAAACACAACCACCGTGTATAACGTAGAGCTAATAGAGAGAGGGTATGAAAACTTTGTAGAAAAATTACAAGGATTAGGTGCAAAAATAGAAGTTGAAACCTTATGA
- the sppA gene encoding signal peptide peptidase SppA, producing MRRPWLVYGLAFVGGLVVFLFVLSFILSFLIKLKDIDFGKPQIGVLEIKGVIADPEELLRAIKFLKEKESIRGVVVRIDSPGGSVGASQEIFEELKKLRTIKPVVVSMGNIAASGGFYVSLGGNQTFALPGTLTGSIGVVLQVPNLEKLLKKLGVEAEVIKSGEYKDTGSFYRPLSPKEKVYLQEKIKVIHEQFIKAIAKERKLPEAKVRELADGRIFTGEEALKLGLIDKLGGFWDAVEEVKRLAQIKEAKLIYLPEKKVSFWKLLEEKASGLAESFYLKPWFFPY from the coding sequence ATGAGACGTCCTTGGTTGGTTTATGGACTGGCTTTTGTGGGTGGGTTGGTAGTTTTTTTGTTTGTGTTGAGTTTTATCCTTTCTTTTTTGATAAAGCTTAAGGATATAGATTTTGGGAAACCCCAGATAGGGGTTTTAGAAATAAAAGGGGTCATTGCAGATCCAGAGGAACTTCTTAGGGCTATAAAGTTTTTAAAAGAGAAGGAAAGTATAAGAGGGGTGGTGGTTCGTATAGACTCCCCAGGTGGTTCTGTAGGAGCTTCTCAAGAGATCTTTGAAGAGCTGAAAAAACTTAGGACCATAAAGCCTGTGGTAGTTTCTATGGGCAACATCGCAGCTTCTGGTGGTTTTTATGTGTCTCTTGGAGGCAACCAAACTTTTGCCCTTCCTGGGACCCTTACAGGAAGTATTGGGGTGGTGCTTCAGGTGCCTAACCTGGAAAAACTGTTAAAAAAGCTTGGGGTTGAGGCAGAGGTGATAAAAAGTGGAGAATATAAAGATACCGGGTCTTTTTACAGGCCATTAAGCCCTAAGGAAAAGGTTTATCTCCAGGAAAAAATAAAGGTTATTCACGAGCAGTTTATAAAAGCTATAGCCAAAGAACGAAAGCTTCCTGAGGCCAAGGTTAGAGAGTTAGCTGACGGAAGGATTTTTACCGGAGAAGAGGCTTTAAAGTTGGGTTTGATAGATAAACTTGGTGGGTTTTGGGATGCAGTAGAAGAGGTAAAAAGGCTGGCCCAAATAAAAGAAGCCAAACTGATTTATCTTCCTGAGAAAAAGGTTAGTTTTTGGAAGTTGTTAGAGGAGAAAGCCTCTGGATTAGCGGAGTCTTTTTATCTTAAACCCTGGTTTTTCCCTTATTAA